In a single window of the Syngnathus typhle isolate RoL2023-S1 ecotype Sweden linkage group LG19, RoL_Styp_1.0, whole genome shotgun sequence genome:
- the rttn gene encoding rotatin isoform X1, whose product MELSAIIKKIGHSLVEIRVRALKSILCKLKHSLISIPDIVQEKMLFVYLLEWFNLPEVPMQEEVLDLLLTLSKHPSAAQMLRDVEAEDFLSQLSANVEPRLRAVIDATLDQLFQLPQLIPCRNANDTHELHNTPPTVHEDAKCLKVSVFPWLTLTNADRHILSSKESSLRSSNPNLVRTTCELLCDVIMQDFPAEIFLQRPNIAKTLLSLLRPGSGKGETCYLHLQAFSCLRQLCVGLRQRLRFHRDPGFHSAKQGRSAYTVSLNSSYSQASQVFSPAAECSPRPSVVGGTAQRVRGDGQDGDAGSPSSSLNRSAVASQPASQTPPADVGRLALPDQGLEDEPEMVLEQLTLAQFTVATLEHVIPLLKTDASHVFCCVLELLFDTVLLLGDSVSELVWNDGSLMGMELKEKLQTCMDLLADVLSYHQDYSGGSKVHHTVTYTGSAVFLIKFLQTILPLEKAGGNVPENAVTAIFHLCLDKSFGMALPSMQETAVAYLEQLNSGSHELYVRMTRAALWMESTCGFLKEVQAEGEKNWPELLEMAEQAIEGLPFHQHVPVVKECVQFCSYLWKFDQSSPLQTESQKLLLKLLSHPLQPIRIETYTCALSVVKECLGIHNTSRQESGLCSRVNFLLQHKVLYEISTFGLQDSAEKVNVAAKDILLFLLKGRLMMTTPTWDRFIAALSRVIAILQGYASTEEPLGSCILLLSDTSGGDGFLSTTKLKAALRLLFTRQPTVRIAAVQHILAHLTGADNAKISRPQLDRVVTSSLPNLYCIPYPLDVTLDTSHKSVLKVEAVEKLFHMLSSNTLDVALRRSAAEQLSVVLQATTMHPVLKKLGITDRVISFLTDSVNGNKSLDCILEPCVSILRKLAYADPALRNSLAQRNLLLITLLQASLIMKANKNNGGEAAVLMSLLLFDEISNMAIWSDKSATDGPLPTFSLPVSVVRRYKMPFQAVIHHGVSPYRCVLMPTSDLLALAPACQTLQLAWNVAWHCSVDNLLEEFHGLTGNAEFHGDLKLSEAQVACLRATHLPRALQDCIQAVVTAAGHNSVIAALSRLNIYLLIERMAVPYVASYKCRETLQSLSWQAAVTRFLQVRPASVEDERLLAYVVAFLNAYFKDARMRCTDPEDKDLRWMLELLLNEESVSLLNLLPGAKPATLDQDSEEPEDVKNFVSQKLQRELTGLFKNVLSQVTRTSDRLCLARAGPFKSQLALGLLQSLRLSDAPHYYGLPSLERTLQGIVSLTAQSGWSLHCLDFSPATLCAKFLSGLLEVILSFYVKWGGNSMSFMGKGVTKNAVVCLLHLSHEMIAKSEGKDIISMWSLGNESSAEEPNDSQMGLAWLVPLWVDRDQEVRFASLGLGATLSSVESGCQALCASCQNISEGLWGTLLNILLDQHESSMVRREAAFILQNLLVMPMPANAEEAKYSHWQHPCVPTSGVSLVGLPALQALLYHSQYFQHVALSASACYKGRYTFHLQKPVAGPASRLGPRDGASFVSDDSLLFWRSAAAAAQAANSSRPPSSLSTSSTSVRRSESETSGAASPTSFTADVPANRLMARGQSDIDTRDSVASQDLQRRQSSSTQPVIMVTPDLLAAHCGLLTILLAIMPDFTLMAIRQKRLLRVLAGLVTVEPIEKCLSEMKAPNVLPGEREDIKSQLVTLLHFLSGFSKLLQSCVSLSQDLISQWDFVKQLLPNLAAALTLSAEGLDADARDAVLACWADVFTLMASLVKRDSFTVYPSVSAALGRHWRMFTGTLSVCVHEKFVDSHLHGAALHFLCTILAQETKRRGVVRTLNSDQSVTLVDVLAGPSAGRLCDVLLQSFERRCLHEPLKKLTAKALMALLASSAAAQNHAATAGIIDSCVDQMKQTRSQLNLESLRGDKTSHRKKEEGYLKEVKMTVEILQSALYCNRECKELARDTSLTAVLHALWPWLLLDNSIMEAVLELLCVYTADCPAACSSVCSGGPPGPKNTTSGSLMHSIMRLASGIAPDNSVTQKLAFSLLANLVMSRDCRGVLQKNNFLQAFTSMAAPKVGGSRAAGVGSGSARLIGLWLRLLVNLSFSDDGQQSILRVTRALEALVDLAPHRRAALLTLHNVCFCPANKPHVIANDKAITVLFCCLESKEMEMCCMGASALWALLHNNQRAKITLKCPAVRLRIEEAHRMCKKDAENKEDPLRAYLLKCLENLSQLLNT is encoded by the exons ATGGAATTATCTGCTATTATCAAGAAAATAG GCCACTCTTTGGTCGAGATACGAGTTCGAGCGTTGAAGAGCATCCTGTGTAAACTGAAGCACTCCCTGATTTCCATCCCTGACATTGTTCAAGAAAAGATGCTCTTTGTGTACCTCTTGGAATGGTTCAATCTCCCAGAGGTGCCCATGCAAGAGGAAGTTTTGGATTTACTCTTGACTTTATCCAAG caTCCAAGTGCAGCCCAGATGCTGAGAGATGTCGAGGCGGAGGATTTCCTCTCCCAACTGTCTGCTAACGTGGAACCGAGACTTCGAGCTGTCATTGACGCAACCCTGGACCAGCTGTTTCAGCTACCTCAGCTAATCCCCTGTCGCAACGCCAACGACACGCATGAACTCCACAATACACCTCCAACAG TGCATGAGGATGCGAAATGCTTGAAAGTTTCCGTGTTTCCGTGGCTGACATTGACGAACGCTGACAGACACATTCTATCTTCCAAAGAAAG TTCTTTAAGAAGCAGCAACCCCAATTTGGTGCGGACCACGTGTGAGCTATTATGTGACGTCATCATGCAGGACTTCCCTGCTGAGATCTTCCTGCAGAGGCCCAATATTGCAAAG ACCCTTCTGTCCCTTCTGAGGCCGGGGTCGGGTAAAGGTGAAACATGTTACCTCCACTTGCAGGCGTTCTCCTGCCTGAGGCAGCTTTGCGTGGGGCTAAGGCAGAGGCTGCGCTTTCATCGAGATCCGGGTTTCCACTCTGCCAAGCAAGGACGTTCTGCCT ATACAGTGTCCCTGAACTCCTCCTACTCCCAAGCTTCACAGGTTTTTTCACCAGCAGCAGAGTGCTCTCCTCGGCCGTCTGTAGTCGGGGGAACGGCTCAGAGAGTCCGAGGTGATGGGCAAGATGGAGACGCGGGTTCCCCCAG TAGCAGCTTAAACAGAAGTGCAGTGGcatcccagccagccagccagacacCTCCAGCAGATGTGGGCCGCTTGGCGCTGCCCGACCAAGGTCTGGAAGATGAGCCAGAGATGGTGTTAGAGCAGCTCACGTTAGCTCAGTTCACCGTTGCCACCCTGGAGCATGTCATACCTCTGCTGAAGACAG ATGCTTCACATGTGTTCTGTTGTGTTCTGGAGCTGCTGTTCGACACCGTCCTCCTGCTCGGGGACAGCGTTTCCGAACTGGTCTGGAATGATGGCAGCCTGATGGGGATGGAGCTG AAGGAGAAGCTCCAAACATGCATGGACCTACTCGCAGATGTTCTGAGTTACCATCAGGACTATAGCGGCGGTTCTAAAGTTCACCACACAGTTACATACACAGGCTCGGCAGTCTTTCTCATTAAATTCCTGCAGACCATACTCCCACTTGAAAAA GCGGGCGGGAATGTTCCGGAGAATGCGGTAACAGCTATTTTTCATCTGTGCCTGGACAAGTCATTTGGGATGGCGCTCCCCAGCATGCAAGAAACCGCAGTGGCCTACTTGGAGCAGTTAAACTCGGGCAGCCATGAGCTCTACGTGAGGATGACCCGGGCCGCTTTGTGGATGGAATCCACTTGCGGCTTCCTCAAGGAGGTACAGGCCGAG GGAGAGAAGAACTGGCCGGAGCTCCTGGAAATGGCGGAGCAGGCGATAGAAGGCCTTCCCTTTCATCAACACGTGCCTGTCGTCAAGGAATGCGTTCAATTCTGTTCTTATTT GTGGAAGTTTGATCAGTCCAGTCCACTTCAGACGGAGAGTCAGAAGCTGCTCCTTAAGTTGCTGtcgcatccattgcagcctatCAGGATAGAAACGTACACGTGCGCATTGAGTGTCGTCAAG GAGTGCCTCGGCATCCACAATACGTCCCGACAAGAATCGGGACTCTGCAGCAGAGTCAACTTCCTCCTCCAGCACAAGGTGTTGTATGAAATAAGCACCTTTGGCCTCCAGGATTCTGCAGAGAAG GTGAATGTCGCCGCCAAGGATATCCTGCTATTCCTGctcaaaggacgattgatgatGACAACACCAACCTGGGACAGATTCATAGCGGCGCTTTCCCGGGTCATCGCCATATTACAG GGTTATGCCAGCACCGAGGAGCCACTGGGAAGCTGCATCCTGCTGCTAAGTGACACGTCGGGAGGAGACGGCTTTCTGAGCACGACCAAGTTAAAAGCAGCTCTCAGACTTCTTTTCACCAGACAGCCCAC AGTGAGAATAGCAGCGGTGCAGCACATCCTGGCCCATCTAACCGGAGCAGACAATGCGAAAATAAGCAGGCCGCAGCTGGACCGGGTGGTGACCTCCTCACTTCCCAATCTCTATTGCATTCCATACCCGCTGGATGTCACGCTTGACACCAGCCACAAGTCTGTACTGAAG GTGGAGGCGGTGGAGAAGCTCTTCCACATGCTGTCTTCCAACACTCTCGATGTGGCTCTAAGAAGATCTGCAGCCGAGCAGCTGTCCGTGGTTCTGCAGG CGACAACAATGCATCCGGTCCTGAAGAAGCTCGGAATAACTGACAGAGTTATTTCTTTCCTCACTGACAGTGTCAACGGTAATAAG AGCTTGGACTGCATACTGGAGCCTTGCGTATCTATCCTGAGGAAACTGGCGTACGCTGATCCAGCTTTGCGGAACAGCCTGGCGCAACGCAACCTGCTGCTCATCACTCTGCTCCAAG CATCTCTAATCATGaaggcaaacaaaaacaacggGGGCGAGGCTGCCGTTCTAATGAGTTTGCTGCTCTTTGATGAAATAAGCAACATGGCAATATG GTCGGACAAATCAGCCACCGATGGCCCTCTCCCAACATTCTCTCTCCCAGTGTCAGTAGTTCGCAG ATACAAGATGCCTTTCCAGGCCGTGATCCATCACGGCGTCAGCCCGTATCGTTGCGTCCTGATGCCCACCTCAGATCTTCTGGCCTTAGCACCTGCCTGTCAAACCTTGCAGTTAGCGTGGAATGTTGCATGGCACTGCAGCGTCGACAACCTGCTTGAGGAATTCCATGGCTTGACCGGCAACGCTGA ATTCCATGGTGACCTGAAGCTTTCGGAGGCCCAGGTGGCGTGTCTGCGGGCAACCCACCTCCCCCGCGCCCTTCAGGACTGCATCCAGGCCGTGGTCACGGCAGCGGGACACAATTCGGTGATCGCCGCCCTCTCCAGGCTCAACATCTACTTGTTGATCGAAAGAATGGCTGTCCCTTACGTGGCCAGCTACAAGTGTAGAGAAACACTACAGTCGCTCAGCTGGCAGGCCGCCGTCACCAG GTTTCTCCAGGTGCGTCCGGCGTCTGTGGAAGATGAGAGGCTGCTGGCATACGTTGTTGCATTTCTGAACGCATACTTCAAAGATGCGCGCATGCGCTGCACCGATCCCGAGGACAAGGACCTGCGCTGGATGTTGGAGCTGCTTCTCAATGAG GAAAGTGTTTCCCTCCTTAATTTGCTGCCTGGTGCGAAGCCTGCCACCCTAGATCAAGACTCCGAAGAACCAGAGGACGTGAAGAACTTTGTTAGCCAGAAACTACAGCGAGAGCTCACCGGTCTCTTTAAAAACGTGCTCAGCCAGGTGACGCGCACGTCAGACAG GCTATGTTTGGCACGAGCCGGTCCGTTCAAGAGCCAGCTGGCACTCGGCTTGCTTCAGAGCTTGCGGCTGTCTGATGCCCCGCACTACTATGGCCTCCCCAGCCTGGAGAGAACTTTGCAGGGTATCGTCAGCCTGACAGCCCAGTCTGGCTGGAGTTTGCACTGCCTTGACTTTTCGCCCGCCACCCTCTGCGCCAAGTTTCTCAGCGGCTTGCTCGAG GTGATCTTGTCTTTTTACGTGAAGTGGGGTGGCAACTCCATGTCGTTCATGGGCAAAGGCGTGACCAAGAATGCCGTCGTCTGCTTGCTTCACTTGTCTCACGAGATGATCGCCAAGAGCGAGGGCAAG GACATAATTTCCATGTGGTCTTTGGGGAATGAGAGCAGCGCCGAGGAACCAAACGACTCTCAAATGGGTTTGGCCTGGCTGGTTCCTCTCTGGgtggacagggatcaggag GTGAGATTTGCCAGTTTGGGTTTAGGCGCCACTCTGTCGTCGGTGGAGAGCGGGTGCCAGGCTCTGTGCGCCAGCTGCCAGAACATCAGCGAAGGCCTGTGGGGCACCTTGCTCAACATCCTCCTTGATCAGCATGAGAGCAGCATGGTCCGCAGAGAG GCTGCGTTTATCCTGCAGAACCTGCTGGTGATGCCCATGCCTGCCAATGCAGAAGAGGCCAAGTACTCCCACTGGCAG CATCCTTGCGTCCCCACGTCTGGTGTGTCTTTGGTGGGTCTTCCCGCGCTCCAGGCTCTGCTTTACCACTCTCAGTATTTCCAGCACGTCGCGCTGTCTGCCTCTGCCTGTTACAAAGGCAGGTACACTTTTCACCTCCAAAAACCTGTCGCTGGGCCCGCCAGTCGACTCGGGCCACGGGACGGTGCTTCATTTG TTTCCGACGATTCTCTACTGTTTTGGAGAAGTGCCGCGGCGGCAGCACAGGCTGCCAACTCCAGCAGACCTCCCAGCTCCTTGTCCACATCCAGTACCTCG GTAAGACGTTCAGAGTCTGAGACCTCCGGTGCTGCATCCCCCACCAGCTTCACGGCAGATGTTCCTGCTAACAGGCTAATGGCGCGAG GCCAAAGTGACATCGACACAAGGGACTCTGTTGCTTCGCAAGACCTCCAACGCCGCCAGTCCTCGTCTACGCAGCCGGTCATCATGGTTACCCCTGACCTCCTGGCGGCCCACTGTGGCCTGCTGACAATTTTACTGGCCATCATGCCAGATTTTACCCTGATGGCGATTCGACAGAAGCGGCTCCTGCGCGTGTTGGCGGG CTTGGTGACTGTGGAGCCAATTGAGAAATGTCTGAGTGAAATGAAGGCACCCAACGTTCTTCCTGGAGAGAGAGAAGACATCAAGAGTCAG CTTGTCACGCttcttcacttcctgtctggctTCTCCAAGCTGCTGCAATCGTGCGTCTCGCTCAGCCAAGACTTGATCAGCCAGTGGGACTTTGTGAAACAATTGTTGCCCAACCTCGCGGCGGCGCTCACGCTCAGCGCGGAAGGATTAG ATGCGGACGCGCGGGACGCCGTCCTGGCGTGCTGGGCGGATGTGTTTACGCTCATGGCTTCTCTGGTGAAGAGGGACAGTTTTACCGTGTATCCATCTGTTTCCGCCGCATTGGGGAGACACTGGCGGATGTTCACAG GAACGCTCTCAGTGTGTGTGCACGAGAAGTTTGTGGACTCTCACCTTCACGGAGCGGCTTTGCATTTTCTTTGCACGATTTTGGCGCAGGAGACTAAAAGGCGAGGAGTCGTCAGGACTTTGAATTCAGACCAAAGCGTCACTTTGGTTGACGTGCTTGCCGGTCCGTCAGCGGGCCGGCTTTGCGATGTGCTGCTGCAG agctttGAAAGGAGGTGCCTTCATGAGCCACTTAAAAAGTTGACGGCCAAAGCTCTGATGGCTCTACTGGCCAGCAGTGCCGCTGCCCAGAACCACGCCGCTACAG CTGGAATAATTGACAGCTGCGTGGATCAGATGAAGCAGACTCGCTCTCAGCTCAACCTGGAGTCACTCCGAGGCGACAAGACTTCCCACCGCAAAAAG GAAGAAGGCTACTTGAAGGAGGTTAAGATGACCGTGGAGATCCTGCAGAGTGCTCTTTACTGCAACCGGGAATGCAAA GAGTTAGCCAGAGATACAAGCCTCACAGCAGTGTTGCATGCCCTTTGGCCTTGGCTCCTATTGGACAACTCCATCATGGAGGCGGTGCTGGAGCTCCTCTGTGTTTACACGGCCGACTGCCCCGCAG CATGCAGTTCTGTGTGTAGCGGGGGGCCGCCAGGACCAAAAAACACAACGAGTGGCTCGCTAATGCACTCCATCATGAGGTTGGCCTCGGGCATCGCCCCCGACAACAGCGTTACCCAGAAACTTGCCTTTTCCTTGCTGGCTAACTTGGTTATGTCCCGTGACTGCCGTGGCGTCTTGCAAAAG AACAACTTCCTGCAAGCCTTCACCTCAATGGCCGCGCCCAAGGTTGGCGGCTCCAGGGCCGCTGGCGTCGGTAGCGGCTCGGCTCGCCTGATTGGTCTGTGGCTCAGGCTGCTGGTCAACCTGTCCTTCTCAGACGACGGCCAACAGAGTATCCTCAGGGTGACTCGAGCGCTGGAAGCGCTGGTGGATTTGGCGCCGCATCGGCGCGCCGCGTTGCTCACCCTTCACAACGTTTGCTTTTGTCCCGCCAACAAGCCTCATGTCATCGCCAACG ACAAAGCTATAACAGTCCTCTTCTGCTGTCTGGAAAGTAAAGAGATGGAGATGTGCTGCATGGGAGCGTCTGCGCTTTGGGCATTGCTTCATAATAACCAACGG GCCAAGATTACCCTGAAGTGCCCTGCGGTTCGATTGAGGATCGAGGAAGCCCACCGCATGTGCAAGAAAG ATGCTGAGAACAAAGAGGACCCTTTACGTGCCTACTTGTTGAAGTGCCTCGAAAATCTCTCCCAGCTGCTGAACACATGA